One Flavobacterium sp. 90 DNA segment encodes these proteins:
- a CDS encoding FAD-binding and (Fe-S)-binding domain-containing protein, translating to MSIVKELEQLSESLEGTLLYDDLHKTLYSTDASVYRIRPKAVAVPKTIEDISKLIKFAGKHHISITPRTAGTSLAGQTVGDGIVVDVSKNFTKILNFDPIKKTVTVQPGVIRDELNLFLKPHGVFFGPNTSTSNRCMIGGMVGNNSSGTTSIRYGVTRDKIVEIKGILSDGSEVVFKELTSAEFIEKTKGDTLENKIYKSLYDELSVKATQDEIIKEFPKPEIHRRNTGYAVDILLKSDLFGGTEPTINVGKLLCGSEGTLVFTYEITLKVDDLPPANNIMVVAHYHSIQESLESVVVAMKHHLYTAEMIDDTILDCTKTNREQSKNRFFLVGEPKAIMMFEVASHDAEDAENQANALMADLEKNNFGYALVKIYGADIEKVNELRKAGLGLLGSIVGDNKAADSIEDTAVELRDLPAYIEEFSAMMLRHGQEAIYYAHAGAGELHLRPVLNLKKTSDLKLFRTIATDVAILVKKYRGSLSGEHGDGIVRGEFIPFMIGETNYELLKRIKLAFDPNSVLNIGKIVNALKMDENHRVVSGRVEPDIKTFQDFSDSLGILRAAEKCNGSGDCRKLPSAGGAMCPSYRATKNEKETTRARANALREYLTYSEKENKFDQKELYEVFELCVSCKACASECPSNVDVATLKAEFLYQYQKANGFSTRNKIFAHNAKLNKMGSLFPSITNFISNQSLVKKSMGIAPERQVPLLAKRTFKKWYENHKPQNNNFPNGQVYLFNDEFTNYYDVNIGIDAFELLTKLGYEVLIVDHEESGRTYLSKGFLEEAKKIADINVGIFKDLISAKAPLIGIEPSAILTFRDEYLRLADDKESAEKVSKSAFTIEEFFKKEILDGKIKADSFSDEKKEIKIHGHCHQKSLSSVEATFAMLNLPTNNTVTIYNSGCCGMAGSFGYEKEHYQVSMQMGEDTLFPKVRATAQDVKIAAAGTSCRHQIYDGTSREAQHPVSILKSCLK from the coding sequence ATGTCAATAGTTAAAGAGTTAGAACAATTATCAGAATCCTTAGAAGGAACACTTTTATACGACGATCTTCATAAAACGCTTTATTCGACGGATGCTTCGGTGTATCGAATTCGACCAAAAGCGGTTGCCGTGCCTAAAACGATAGAAGATATTAGTAAACTAATCAAGTTTGCGGGGAAACATCATATTTCGATTACGCCAAGAACTGCGGGAACTTCACTTGCGGGACAAACGGTTGGTGACGGAATTGTAGTCGATGTTTCGAAGAATTTTACCAAGATTTTGAATTTTGATCCGATTAAAAAAACGGTTACGGTTCAGCCTGGTGTTATTCGCGATGAATTGAACTTATTTCTGAAACCTCACGGTGTATTTTTTGGTCCGAATACTTCGACTTCAAATCGTTGTATGATTGGCGGAATGGTTGGGAATAATTCTTCGGGAACTACTTCGATTCGGTATGGCGTAACGCGCGATAAAATTGTCGAAATCAAAGGAATTTTGAGCGATGGTTCTGAAGTAGTTTTTAAGGAATTGACTTCGGCTGAATTTATTGAAAAAACCAAAGGGGATACTTTAGAAAATAAAATATATAAAAGTCTTTACGACGAACTTTCGGTAAAAGCGACACAAGACGAAATTATAAAAGAATTTCCGAAACCTGAAATTCACAGACGAAATACGGGTTATGCGGTTGATATTCTGTTAAAATCGGATTTGTTTGGAGGAACGGAACCAACAATTAACGTTGGAAAACTGCTTTGCGGAAGTGAAGGAACGCTGGTTTTTACTTATGAAATTACGTTGAAAGTTGATGATTTGCCGCCTGCCAATAATATTATGGTTGTGGCGCATTATCACAGTATTCAGGAATCGCTGGAATCTGTTGTAGTGGCAATGAAACATCATTTGTATACAGCAGAAATGATCGACGACACGATTTTGGATTGTACTAAAACGAATCGGGAACAGTCAAAAAACAGATTCTTTTTGGTTGGTGAACCCAAAGCGATTATGATGTTTGAGGTCGCTTCGCATGATGCTGAAGATGCCGAAAATCAGGCGAATGCTTTAATGGCAGATTTAGAAAAAAATAACTTTGGATATGCGCTTGTAAAAATTTATGGTGCCGATATTGAAAAGGTAAACGAACTTAGAAAAGCCGGTCTTGGACTTTTAGGAAGTATTGTTGGAGACAATAAAGCAGCCGATTCTATTGAAGATACAGCGGTTGAGTTGAGGGATTTACCTGCTTATATTGAAGAATTTTCGGCAATGATGTTGCGTCACGGACAAGAGGCAATATATTATGCACATGCTGGAGCGGGAGAATTGCATTTGCGTCCGGTTTTGAATTTGAAGAAAACATCTGACTTAAAATTGTTCAGAACGATTGCGACTGATGTTGCGATTTTGGTTAAAAAATATAGAGGTTCATTAAGCGGTGAACATGGCGACGGAATTGTGCGCGGAGAGTTTATTCCGTTTATGATTGGCGAAACGAATTATGAATTGCTGAAAAGAATCAAATTAGCGTTTGATCCGAATTCGGTTTTGAATATCGGGAAGATTGTAAATGCTTTGAAAATGGACGAAAATCATCGTGTAGTTTCGGGCAGAGTAGAACCGGATATTAAGACATTTCAGGATTTCTCAGACAGTTTAGGAATTTTGCGCGCTGCCGAAAAATGCAACGGATCTGGTGATTGTAGAAAATTGCCATCGGCAGGAGGAGCAATGTGTCCGAGTTATCGTGCGACCAAAAATGAAAAAGAAACGACGCGTGCGAGAGCCAATGCGTTACGTGAATATTTGACTTATTCGGAAAAAGAAAACAAGTTTGATCAGAAAGAATTATACGAAGTTTTTGAGTTGTGTGTGAGCTGTAAAGCCTGCGCAAGCGAATGCCCGAGTAACGTAGATGTTGCAACTCTTAAAGCAGAATTTTTATACCAATACCAAAAAGCAAACGGATTTTCGACCCGAAATAAGATTTTTGCACACAATGCAAAATTGAATAAAATGGGAAGTTTGTTTCCGTCAATTACGAATTTTATTTCGAATCAATCTCTCGTTAAAAAAAGCATGGGAATTGCGCCGGAAAGACAAGTTCCGCTTTTGGCGAAAAGGACTTTCAAAAAATGGTACGAGAATCATAAACCGCAAAATAATAATTTCCCAAACGGACAAGTGTATTTGTTTAATGACGAATTCACGAATTATTATGATGTAAATATCGGAATCGACGCTTTTGAATTATTGACAAAATTAGGTTATGAAGTTTTAATCGTAGATCATGAAGAAAGCGGAAGAACATATTTATCGAAAGGTTTTCTGGAGGAAGCAAAAAAAATAGCAGATATAAACGTAGGGATTTTTAAGGATTTAATTTCCGCGAAAGCGCCTTTAATAGGAATCGAACCTTCGGCAATTTTGACTTTTAGAGACGAATATTTACGTCTTGCGGATGATAAAGAAAGTGCCGAAAAAGTATCGAAAAGTGCTTTCACGATTGAGGAATTCTTTAAAAAAGAAATTTTAGACGGAAAAATAAAAGCGGATTCTTTCTCGGATGAAAAGAAAGAAATCAAAATTCACGGACACTGCCATCAGAAATCTTTGAGTTCTGTAGAAGCAACTTTCGCAATGCTGAATTTACCAACCAATAATACGGTTACAATTTACAATTCGGGTTGTTGCGGAATGGCGGGATCTTTTGGTTACGAAAAAGAACATTATCAGGTGAGTATGCAAATGGGAGAAGATACATTGTTCCCAAAAGTGCGTGCAACGGCTCAAGATGTAAAAATTGCCGCAGCAGGAACAAGTTGCCGTCATCAAATTTATGACGGAACGAGTAGAGAAGCGCAACATCCGGTAAGTATTTTGAAAAGCTGTTTAAAGTAA
- a CDS encoding helix-turn-helix transcriptional regulator yields the protein MIGEKIRKIRIIRGYSQEYIADLLEISQSAYSDIERGKTKINLERLRKVALIFELDVNYIIDFSESQFLTRTTEISSKEMDSNEKRIIIESFNLERELYKEQIANLKNEIAYLRSKLDKNKL from the coding sequence ATGATTGGAGAAAAAATTAGAAAAATCAGAATTATTAGGGGATATTCTCAGGAATATATTGCTGATTTGCTAGAGATATCGCAATCTGCATACTCTGATATTGAAAGAGGTAAGACAAAGATTAATTTAGAAAGATTAAGAAAAGTGGCCTTAATTTTTGAACTTGATGTGAATTATATCATTGATTTTAGTGAGAGTCAATTTTTAACAAGAACAACTGAAATTAGTTCAAAAGAGATGGATAGTAATGAAAAAAGAATAATTATTGAATCTTTTAATTTAGAACGTGAATTGTATAAAGAACAGATTGCTAATTTAAAAAATGAAATTGCTTATCTTAGAAGTAAATTGGATAAAAATAAGTTGTAA